In Mariluticola halotolerans, one DNA window encodes the following:
- a CDS encoding IS1595 family transposase, with translation MAQHFLLSAAARTLSLKEIYKSGEGAAYDTFKAMRWEGGEPVCPDCGCCETYEITTRRKFKCKACYRQFSVTSGTIFASRKMSFCDLLAAICIFVNAVKGISASQLSRDLDCQYKTAFVMSHKLREAMAAETKGHTLDGEVEIDGAYFGGHIRPANHVEDRVDRRLARHQTGKRRVVIALRERMGRTLTFVRKTEAEGVQIASEVISRMATVVYADEGSHWDHLHDAWTVGRINHSEAYSADGANTNAVESFFSRLRRMVTGQHHGVSPKYLHQYSAHAAWLEDHRRRSNGENAFATVANAMAHPVSRNWKGYWQRNAA, from the coding sequence ATGGCACAGCATTTCCTACTTTCAGCAGCAGCCCGCACCCTTTCCCTCAAGGAAATCTACAAGTCTGGCGAAGGCGCTGCATATGACACCTTCAAGGCAATGCGCTGGGAAGGCGGGGAACCTGTTTGTCCTGATTGCGGTTGCTGCGAGACTTACGAAATCACCACGCGCCGCAAGTTCAAGTGCAAGGCATGCTATCGCCAGTTCTCAGTGACCAGCGGCACAATCTTTGCCAGCCGCAAAATGTCATTCTGTGACTTGCTGGCTGCAATCTGCATTTTCGTGAACGCGGTGAAGGGCATTAGTGCCAGCCAGTTAAGCCGTGATCTGGATTGCCAGTATAAAACCGCTTTTGTCATGTCGCACAAACTGCGCGAGGCAATGGCCGCTGAAACTAAAGGCCATACGCTTGACGGTGAAGTCGAGATCGATGGGGCATACTTTGGCGGTCATATCCGCCCTGCCAACCATGTTGAAGATCGCGTTGATCGTCGCCTTGCACGTCACCAGACAGGCAAGCGTCGTGTTGTTATCGCCCTGCGTGAGCGCATGGGCCGGACGCTGACCTTTGTGCGCAAGACCGAAGCTGAGGGCGTACAGATCGCCTCTGAGGTTATTTCTCGCATGGCAACGGTTGTGTATGCCGATGAAGGTAGCCATTGGGACCACTTGCACGACGCTTGGACCGTTGGCCGCATCAATCACTCTGAGGCTTATTCAGCCGATGGCGCAAACACCAATGCCGTTGAAAGCTTCTTTAGCCGTTTGCGCCGCATGGTAACGGGCCAGCACCACGGCGTTTCGCCCAAGTACCTGCACCAGTACAGCGCGCATGCTGCATGGCTGGAAGATCACCGCCGTCGGTCAAATGGCGAAAATGCTTTTGCTACCGTTGCTAATGCAATGGCGCATCCAGTTAGTCGAAATTGGAAGGGTTATTGGCAGCGGAACGCAGCGTGA
- a CDS encoding DUF6471 domain-containing protein: MAEKTDWELKAANLLKAELKRKGVTYSQLVEKLADIGIDEREANIRNKLSRGKFTAAFLLACLEAIDSQSVRLD, from the coding sequence ATGGCAGAAAAAACAGACTGGGAACTAAAGGCCGCTAACCTCCTGAAAGCGGAATTGAAACGTAAAGGGGTTACCTATTCGCAGCTTGTCGAAAAGCTGGCGGATATTGGGATAGATGAACGTGAGGCGAATATCAGGAATAAGCTAAGCCGGGGGAAGTTCACTGCAGCTTTTCTTCTGGCGTGTTTGGAGGCGATTGATTCTCAATCTGTTCGTTTGGACTAG
- a CDS encoding glycosyltransferase family 2 protein, with protein sequence MVEASSAETVAAVKPFLDDPRFELIVVPPCAPHTKPKALNYTLPMVRGDHLVVYDAEDIPEPDQLRRAASQFDEDPCVDCLQAELRIDNAGESWLTALFAAEYSGLFGIMLPALAHWRLPVPLGGTSNHFRTASLREVGGWDAFNVTEDADLGIRFARLRYRVGTLKSRTYEEAPVRMMPWIRQRTRWMKGWMQTFIVHNRYPLQFLRDAGWRNFLVFQIYISGMIFSAPLHLVFVIALLIRGSVALFAGTPVQPMAFAHMFVLAAGYFGACVLAIAGTARLPGQNIGRYQWLLPLYWGLTGIAAFRAMYELVVRPYFWAKTGHGVTEHRRGPVSGQRQQTRPEPTPPIDLKKWGDAKEPS encoded by the coding sequence GTGGTGGAGGCGAGCAGTGCAGAGACGGTTGCAGCGGTAAAACCTTTCCTTGATGACCCGCGTTTTGAACTGATCGTCGTCCCGCCCTGCGCCCCGCACACCAAACCCAAGGCGCTCAATTATACGCTGCCCATGGTGCGGGGCGACCATCTGGTGGTTTATGATGCTGAGGATATACCGGAGCCGGACCAGTTGCGGCGGGCGGCATCGCAATTTGACGAAGACCCTTGTGTCGATTGCCTGCAGGCCGAACTGCGTATCGACAATGCCGGCGAAAGCTGGCTGACCGCCTTGTTTGCGGCGGAATATAGCGGATTGTTTGGCATCATGCTGCCGGCGCTGGCCCATTGGCGCCTGCCGGTGCCCCTTGGCGGCACCTCAAACCATTTCCGGACGGCCAGTTTGCGCGAGGTGGGGGGATGGGATGCGTTCAACGTTACCGAGGATGCGGATCTCGGTATTCGTTTCGCCCGGTTGCGCTACCGGGTGGGCACGCTCAAATCGCGCACTTATGAAGAAGCGCCGGTGCGCATGATGCCCTGGATCCGGCAGCGCACGCGCTGGATGAAGGGCTGGATGCAGACCTTTATCGTCCATAACCGCTATCCGTTGCAGTTCTTGCGCGATGCCGGCTGGCGCAATTTTCTGGTGTTCCAGATTTATATCAGTGGGATGATTTTCAGTGCGCCGCTGCATCTGGTGTTTGTTATCGCCCTTTTGATCCGGGGCTCTGTGGCGCTATTCGCCGGCACCCCCGTGCAGCCGATGGCCTTTGCCCACATGTTCGTGCTTGCGGCAGGATATTTCGGGGCATGTGTACTGGCGATTGCGGGCACCGCCCGTCTGCCGGGGCAAAATATTGGCCGCTATCAATGGCTGCTGCCGCTCTATTGGGGGCTCACCGGCATTGCTGCCTTTCGCGCCATGTATGAGCTGGTGGTGCGTCCCTATTTCTGGGCAAAGACCGGCCACGGTGTCACCGAACACAGGCGCGGACCCGTTTCAGGACAAAGACAACAGACCCGGCCCGAACCCACTCCGCCGATTGATCTCAAGAAGTGGGGGGACGCAAAAGAACCGTCCTGA